Below is a genomic region from Citrobacter europaeus.
GTAGCTTGCCGGTACCTTCGTCAATTCCGATCAGTTGGGTCTGGATTTTATGCGCTTGTTTAACGTACTCGCGTGATTCCGTCATCGCTTGTTCTGCACCCGGGAAATCACCTTTACGCGCCAGTTGTAGCGCCGTCAGGGCCTGACTGCGCGCAGCGCCGGCGTTTACCAATAATTCCATGATGATCGTTTCTAACTCTTCCATGCCATCACTCCAGTAGTTTCAGCGCTTTGTCCAGTACAGCATCGCCTTTCATCATGCCGTAATCCATCATATCGATGACGGCGACCTTTTTGCCTAGCGGATCGGCGAGCGCCTGCAGCTTGGCCTGCTCATACTTAACCTGTGGACCGAGCAACACGATATCCGCAGTGGCGATATTCTCTGCAAATTCAGCCACCGGGACCGCTTTGATAGTGACGTCGACACCTTTTTTCTGGGCGGCATCTTTCATCTTTTGCACCAGCATACTGGTGGACATTCCGGCGGCACAGCATAAAACGATGTTTTTCATAAGCAGTCTCGAGCAACATGTGTGGGTTGATAATTATCGCGAGCCAACTGTAACAACAACTGCTTTGCAACGATTGTGTGCAAGGCATCACAAAGAAAACCACTTTTTCTGAAACCGGTTACAAAAAGAGGCAAAACCCTACGATCTGGACCGGGGCCGTCGGCTTTTTGACTCGCTTATCACATGCGGGAATATATAATTACTGTCAATAAAGACATGTTATAAAAAACAGTATTGACAGCCTTTTTTAAACCCGTATGTTAATACTTAACAGCGGAGAAATTGTAGTTTGCTGTTAACGTAGTAAGTGTTAGTAGAGCTTTATTGGGGGTTGCGATAAAGGCCACGAAGTATTTTTGTATGGGATAGTCGATGCTGAAAACACTATTTTTTCACTTCGACAATGCTTTCAGGCCACGTAGTTGATTTAACTAATCGCAAAAAGTCAGTTAAACGCGACGATGTAACGCCATGATTTAATAGTAAATGTTTGCGACATCTGTTTTTCTGGTTATCGCAAGGGAAATAAGGCAACGCATCAAAGAGTATATGTCGCGAGGGGAAGTGTACTTGTTTAGGTCACCAGCCTTGAGTTCTATTATCAAGCGGGTGGAATGTGTTTAACGGTAAATAGAGGAAGGTTTTAGTTAGTATCCATATCCAATATTATCTGTGGTAAACGTGTACATTTTAAAGCAGTACCATCAGCAGTATTAAATCGTTAAGTTTATTAATGTTAAATCTGAAGTGTGTAGTAACTTAAAGCCCTGACTGCAATAGTCGGGGCTTTTGTTCATTGTAGATCAAGCGGTTATCCGGGATGCTCAGCCGCGATGGTTTAACATTTCATCACTCAGTGAGTATTAAAAAAATTAATGCTTGCTTAATGATTAGAAGTAGGTCTACTATAGCGGCATCGGTTTGGAACACAGACCTTATGCAAGCAGTTTTAGTAAAGCAGTTCTCAGTTCAAGCGTTATCCTCAGATACTCTTCTTCATGAGCCTCCTCCCTAAGTGCCCCATAAGTTAATTTCTGCAAAACAGGCCATCTTCGCTGCGTAAGCGGCTCAAAAAAATGAAAGGAAGTATCTATGTCTAACAAAATGACTGGTTTAGTAAAATGGTTTAACTCTGAGAAAGGCTTCGGCTTTATCACTCCTCAGGACGGTAGCAAGGACGTGTTTGTGCATTTCTCTGCTATCCAGAGTAACGATTATAAAACGTTAGACGAAGGTCAAAAGGTGGAGTTCTCCGTAGAGAATGGCGCCAAAGGCCCGTCTGCTGTTAACGTTGTCGCGCTGTAAACGCCGATAATTTCACGAACGCTTACGATAGCGATGAAGGCCAGAGCCTGAGCAGTTAAGTGCCAGTGAAGAAAAAACCCGCGAAAGCGGGTTTTTTTGTTTATGCTGACCCGTCCTGAATAGCGTTGGACTTAGGGCATCTGGGCAGCGCGTCCCAGATAGCTGTCCCAGTCTTTCCACACGGGCTGTAATCCCTGCGCCATGAGTGCTTCAGCAACGGCTTCCGGGCGACGAGCGTCATGTGGGGAGAACTGTTCCAGTTCAGGATGGTTATCGGCATAACCACCGGGCTGGGTTTTTGAGAAGGCGCTGACATTGTTGATCGCCAGCGGGATCACATGGTCACGAAACCATGGCGATTCTCGGGTAGAAAGCGACAGCTCAATTTCTGGTGCCAGTAAACGAAACGCGCAAATGGTCTGGACCAACTGTCGCTCATCCATGATCGATGCTGGCTCAACGCCTCCGGTGCATGGGCGCAGGCGAGGGAAGGAGATGGAGTAGCGGCTCTGCCAGTAATGCTGCTGCATCCACAACAGATGTTCAGCCACCATATAGCAATCAACACGCCAGCTGTCGGACAAACCAATTAACGCGCCAAGACCGATTTTGTCGATCCCGGCGCGGCCCAGCCTGTCCGGCGTTTCCAGTCGCCAGAAGAAATCCTGCTTTTTCCCCTTCAGATGGTGGTGGGCGTAAATCGCTTCATGATAACTCTCCTGATACACCATCACGCCATCCAGCCCCAGCGTCTTCAGCTCCGCATATTCAGCTTCTGACAACGGCTGTACCTCCATCTGTAATGAGGCAAACTGGCGGCGAATAGCGGGTAAATGGTGACGAAAATAATCCATCCCCACTTTTGCCTGATGTTCACCGGTGACCAGCAGCAGATGCTCAAAACCCAGATCACGGATAGCCGCACACTCCCGTTGTATCTCATCTTCGTCCAGCGTTTTGCGTTTGATACGGTTGCTCATCGAAAAACCGCAGTAGGTGCAGTCGTTGGCGCAAAGATTAGAAAGATAGAGCGGGACGTAAAAACTAACGGTGTTGCCGAAACGCTGACGGGTGAGCTTCTGCGCCCGCTGCGCCAGCGGCTCCAGATAATCGGCAGCGGCGGGGGAAAGCAGTGCCATCAAATCATCGCGGCTAAGCTGTGAAGCGTTGAGGGCGCGCTCCACGTCAGCGGCGGTTTTACCGTTGATGCGCAGGCGGATGTCGTCCCAGTCCAACTGTCGCCAGCGGTCGCTGAACGTTTTCATGAGAAAGCCTCCAGGAATCCGGTTAATGGGCTGGTGGCGCTTGCTTGTGAACTTTTGCTTCCGGGTACCGCCTGGCGAGCCAGCAAGCCTGCTTCAACCGCCAGACGGAATGCTGTCGCCATCATCACTGGGTCATCCGCCACGGCAATCGCCGTATTGACCAGCACCGCGTCGGCGCCCATTTCCAGCGCCTGCGTGGCGTGGCTGGGGACGCCGATACCCGCATCAACCACAACCGGCACGGTCGCCTGTTGGATAATAATCTCCAGCATCGCTTTGGTTTCCAGCCCCTGATTAGAACCGATGGGCGCGCCGAGCGGCATTACCGCCGAACAGCCAACCTCTTCCAGCCGTTTGCACAGCACCGGATCTGCGCCACAGTAAGGCAGTACCACGAAGCCCTGTTTCACCAGTGCTTCTGCGGCTTTCAACGTTTCGATCGGGTCCGGCAATAGCCAGCGGGCGTCCGGGTGGATTTCTAATTTCAGCCAGTGGGTGCCCAGTGCTTCGCGCGCCAGTTGGGCGGCAAAAATCGCCTCTTCAGCGGTTTTCGCCCCGGATGTATTGGGCAGCAGCGTAACGCCCGCTTCAATGAGCGGCGCCAGGATAGCGTCGTTGTGCTGACGTAAATCCACGCGCTTCATTGCCAGTGTCACCAGTTGGCTGCCGGAGGCGCGAATCGCCTCGACCATTAGCTGCGATGACGCAAATTTTCCGGTACCGGTGAACAGATGTGAATCAAACGTTTTGTCGGCAATACGTAACATATCAACCCCCTGCAATAACCTGAAAAAGCAGGATCTGGTCGCCTTCCTGCACGATTTGCTGCTCCCACTGCTCGCGCGGCAGGATCTGCTGATTGAGCGCCAGCGCCGCGCCCGGTTTAAGCTGATTAAGCGTAGCGAGCAGGCTGCTGACGGTCTGTCCTTCGGCGCACTGCATCGGCTCATCATTGAACTGAATCTGCATGTTGCCCTCCGCATACCGGGCAGCCGCTGGCACGTCGTAGCGCGAGGCTGCGCCACTGGCTGGTTTTGCCGTCAAACAAGCGTAGCTCTCCGCTGGGCGTCTCAATACCGCTGAGTAATTTAATCGCTTCCAGCGCCTGCAAGGTGCCCATCACGCCAACAACCGGTCCGACGATACCGGCGGTACGGCAGTTGCGTTCAGGCTCTACATCATCTGGCCACAGGCAGCGATAACAGCCTTGTTCCCACGGTGGCGTGAGCACCATCAGTTGGCCGCCAAAGCCGACGGCGCTGGCGGTGATGAGCGGTGTGTTGAGCGTTACGCAGGCGGCATTAATTTCCTGGCGCGTGGCCATGTTATCGGTACAGTCGAGCACCACATCGGCACGTGCTACCGCATGCCGGAGCGCATCGCCTTTCAGTCGCTGCTGGAGCGATACCAGTTCGATATCCGGGTTGAGCCGCGTCAGGCGCTGCTGGGCAACCTGAGATTTTGAACGCGCGATATCATCAGTGGTAAACAGGATCTGGCGCTGCAGATTGCTCAGATGAATATCGTCATCGTCTACCAGCGTCAGTTTGCCGATGCCTGCTCCCGCCAGATACAGCGCGGCAGGCGAACCTAACCCGCCTAAACCGATAATCAGCACATGGCTATCGAGCAGCTTTTGTTGGCCTTCAATGGCGATATCGCCGAGCAGGATCTGGCGGCTGTAGCGCATAAAGTCGCGGTCATTCATCGCCCACTCCCGCGATATCCAGTAGCTGGCCCGTGGCTTCACGCCAGTCAGCCGCCTGAGTAATCGCGCTGACCACGGCAATGCTCCCGACACCGGTCGCCAGCACTGCCGGGGCACGCTCAAGGCTGATACCGCCAATGGCGACGGTCGGGTAATCCGCCAGTCGTTCAATATGACTTGCCAACTGTGTCAGCCCCTGCGGGGCGGAAGGCATCTGCTTGGTTTGCGTGGGGAAGACATGACCCAGCGCGATATAAGAAGGTTTAGCGGCGAGCGCGACGTTTATCTCCATATCATCGTGAGTGGACACCCCCAGGCGTAGCCCCGCCGTTTGAATCGCTTTCAGGTCGGTGGTTTCAAGATCTTCCTGGCCCAGATGCACACCGTAAGCGCGGTGCTTAATTGCCAGACGCCAGTAATCGTTGATGAACAGCCGGGCGTCATAGCGACGCCCCAGCTCAATGGCGGCCATGACGTCGGCTTCGACCTCTTCATCACGCTTATCTTTAATGCGCAGTTGGATCGTGCGCACGCCTGCCTGCAGCAGGCGTTCAATCCATTGCACGCTGTCCACCACTGGGTAAAGCCCGAGGCGGAACGGCACGGTTGGGAAATCAGGCTGGTACATTACGCCTCCTCTTTTTTGAGGTAGATTTCGCCGCCTTTGGCACGGAAGTTTTCCGACATATCCGCCATCCCCACTTCAATGGTTTGCGCGGCGGCGTAGTCGCGGACCTCCTGGCTGATTTTCATCGAGCAGAACTTCGGCCCGCACATGGAACAGAAGTGGGCGACCTTGCCGGACTCCTGTGGCAGGGTTTCATCGTGGTAGGCGCGGGCGGTGAACGGGTCGAGCGCGAGGTTAAACTGGTCTTCCCAGCGGAATTCGAAGCGCGCTTTCGACATCGCGTTATCGCGGATCTGCGCGCCCGGATGGCCTTTCGCTAAGTCAGCGGCGTGGGCGGCAATCTTGTAGGTAATCAGCCCTTGCTTCACATCTTCTTTGTTCGGCAGGCCGAGGTGCTCTTTCGGTGTGACGTAGCATAGCATCGCGCAGCCAAACCAGCCGATCATCGCCGCACCGATCCCGGAAGTGAAGTGGTCATAGCCCGGCGCGATGTCAGTGGTCAATGGCCCTAAGGTGTAGAACGGTGCTTCGTGGCAGCTCTCCAACTCTTCGGTCATGTTGCGCTGGATCATATGCATGGGTACATGACCCGGGCCTTCAATCATCACCTGCACGTCGTATTCCCAGGCGATTTTGGTCAGCTCGCCCAGCGTATGCAGTTCGGAGAACTGCGCTTCGTCGTTCGCATCCTGAATTGAACCCGGGCGCAGGCCGTCACCCAGCGACAAGGAGACGTCGTAGGCGGCGCAGATTTCGCAAATCTCGCGGAAATGTTCGAACAGGAAGTTCTCTTTGTGATGAGAAAGGCACCATTTCGCCATAATTGAACCGCCGCGTGAGACAATGCCGGTCAGGCGTTTGGCGGTCATTGGCACGTAGCGCAGCAGCACGCCCGCGTGAATGGTGAAGTAGTCGACGCCCTGTTCAGCCTGCTCCAGCAGCGTGTCGCGGAAGGCTTCCCAGGTGAGATCTTCGGCGATCCCGTTGACCTTCTCGAGCGCCTGGTAGATCGGTACAGTACCGATCGGTACCGGACTGTTACGCAAAATCCACTCGCGGGTTTCGTGGATATAGCGGCCGGTGGAGAGATCCATCACTGTGTCTGCGCCCCAGCGCGTTGACCACACCAGTTTTTCTACCTCTTCTTCGATAGAGGAGGTGACGGCAGAGTTGCCGATGTTCGCGTTAACCTTTACCAGGAAGTTACGACCGATGATCATCGGCTCGGATTCCGGGTGGTTGATGTTGGCAGGGATAATCGCGCGGCCCGCGGCGACTTCATCACGCACGAATTCCGGCGTAATGTTTTCCGGCAGGCGCGCGCCAAAGCTCATCCCCGGATGCTGGTGGCGCAGCACTTCACTGCGAATGCGCTCGCGGCCCATGTTTTCGCGGATGGCGATAAATTCCATCTCCGGGGTGACTATCCCCTGGCGCGCGTAATGCAGTTGGGTGACTCGCTTACCGGCTTTGGCGCGCTTTGGCGTCAGCAGGCCAGTGAAACGTAGCTCGTCCAGACCATCATCGGCCAGACGTTCTTTGGTATAAGCGGAACTACGGACGTCTAATTCTTCGCTATCGTTACGCGCGACAATCCACGGCTGGCGCAGTTTTGCCAGACCCTGCTGGACGTTTATCGCCACGTCAGGATCGCCATACGGCCCGGAGGTGTCGTACACCGGCACGGCTTCGTTCTCTTCGAACTGCGGGTTGTCTTTGCTACCGCCAATCAGCGTCGGGCTGAGCTGAATTTCGCGCATCGGAATGCGGATATCCGGTTGCGAACCAGTGATATAAATGCGTTTTGAGTTTGGAAAGGCGGTCCCTTCCAGGGTATCGATAAAATGTTGGGCTTGAGCGCGCTGTTCGCGGCGTGAAGGTTTAGTAGTGGCAGACATAGCTCATTCCAGATAAAAGTAAGGATATGGCTTGTCAGACGACGGATGAAGCAAGAGAGAAGCTCGCCCGGAGGCGATGCTATTGCAGATTGACTCTTGTTCCCTTCGCAGGTTTTAACCTGATCAGGTTCCGCGGATCCCGAATTAACGGTCTCAGCCTTTTCCACTCATGCTGTTGTGGAAAATAAGCACTCCGACAAGAAGTAACCTCAGTTAAGAGGTAATGAATGTAAGCTACGCGTTAATGCCGCAAATCTCAAGCATGACGTTTGAGAGTACTACTCTCGTGCATCGCGTCAAATACCAACATGATCAGCTTATCTTCCAGTACGAAACGGGCTTCCAGCGCCTCGCCGAGATCTGATAAAACCTGTTGGAATTCAAGGAAGTTATCATGATCAATCGCCGTTTCCAGACTGGTATCATAGTAGTTCATGATCAGCTGCGTATTGGCTTCCAGCAGCGGCCAAATTTTTGTGGCTTTTAAAAGCTGCCCGTTCCCTTCCAATTTATGGAGAATACGTTCATAAATACTGAAGTGTCCGGTGGAGAGGTAATCGACCAGGCTCTGACAAAAATCATCCAGCGCTTTTTCATTGAGTCGCATGTACGATTCTTTGCCAGGCTTAATGCCAACCAGATTGTAGTAAGCCACGAGCAGGTGCTTACGTACATGTAGCCAGCGATCAACCAGTTTATTACTTCCTCCGACGTGCTCCGTCAGGCTTTCCAGCTGGTTTAGCATGATTGACTCCGCAAGATGGTGTTAAGGAACTGCTCACCCGTAAATGTAAAAATAATGTAAACAACATGCCTGTGAAGCAAAGGTTGCGCAAGAGATATGGATCGTATAATTGAAAAATTTGATAGCGGCTGGTGGATTGTCAGTCATGAGCAAAAGTTATGGTTGCCTCATGGCGAACTGCCTTACGGCGACGCAGCCCGTTTTGATCTGACCGGGCAGCGCGCCATACCAATAGGCGAATGGGAAGGGGAAACAGTCTGGCTGGTGCAGCAGCAGCGTCGACACGATATGGGGTCGGTACGCCAGATCATTGACCAGGATGTTGGCTTGTTTCAACTGGCCGGACGCGGCGTACAGCTGGCCGAGTTTTACCGTTCGCATAAATTCTGCGGTTACTGTGGTCATCCCATGCACCCGAGTAAAACGGAATGGGCGATGCTGTGTAGCCACTGTCGCGAACGCTACTACCCGCAAATTGCCCCCTGCATTATCGTCGCCATTCGCCGTGATGACTCTATCCTGCTCGCCCAGCATGTTCGCCATCGTAACGGCGTGCATACCGTGCTGGCAGGTTTTGTCGAAGTGGGCGAGACCCTGGAACAGGCGGTGGCGCGTGAAGTCATGGAAGAGAGCGGCATTAAGGTGAAAAATCTGCGCTACGTCACTTCTCAGCCATGGCCGTTCCCGCAGTCTTTGATGACCGCATTTATGGCGGAGTATGATAGCGGCGAAATTGTTATTGACCCGAAAGAGCTGCTGGAAGCGAACTGGTATCGCTATGACGACTTACCGCTTTTACCCCCGCCAGGCACCGTCGCGCGTCGATTGATTGAAGACACTGTGGCAATGTGTCGGGCTGAGTACGAGTAAAGAACGAGTGGTGATACACTGATGGACTGACGCAATAAGGAACTGCAAAAATGACCGAACTGAAGAACGATCGTTATCTGCGTGCGCTGCTGCGCCAGCCCGTTGATGTCACTCCGGTATGGATGATGCGCCAGGCAGGCCGCTATCTGCCGGAATATAAAGCCACGCGCGCCGAGGCGGGCGATTTTATGGCGCTGTGCAAAAATGCCGAGCTGGCCTGCGAAGTCACGCTGCAGCCGCTACGTCGCTATAAACTTGATGCCGCGATCCTCTTCTCGGATATCCTGACGATTCCTGATGCGATGGGACTTGGGCTGTACTTTGAAGCCGGAGAAGGCCCACGCTTCACCTCGCCGATCGCCAGCAAGGCTGATGTCGACAAACTGCCGATCCCGGACCCGGAAGATGGCTTGGGTTACGTAATGAATGCGGTGCGCACTATTCGCCGTGAACTGAAAGGCGAAGTACCGCTGATCGGCTTCTCCGGTAGTCCGTGGACGCTGGCGACCTATATGGTCGAAGGCGGCAGCAGCAAGGCCTTCACCGTGATTAAAAAGATGATGTACGCCGATCCAAAAGCGCTGCATCTGCTGCTTGATAAGCTGGCGAAGAGCGTCACCCTGTACCTGAACGCGCAGATCAAAGCGGGCGCGCAGTCGGTGATGATTTTCGATACCTGGGGCGGCGTGCTGACCGGTCGCGACTATCAGCAGTTCTCCCTGTACTACATGCACAAAATCGTCGATGGCCTGCTGCGTGAGAACGAAGGTCGTCGCGTACCGGTGACGCTGTTCACCAAAGGTGGCGGTCAGTGGCTGGAAGCGATGGCGGAAACCGGCTGTGATGCGTTAGGTCTCGACTGGACTACCGATATTGCCGATGCGCGTCGTCGTGTTGGTCATAAAGTGGCGCTACAGGGCAATATGGATCCGTCCATGCTGTATGCGCCGCCAGCCCGCATCGAAGAAGAGGTTGCGACGATTCTGGCCGGATTCGGTCACGGTGAAGGTCATGTCTTCAACCTCGGCCACGGCATCCATCAGGACGTACCGCCGGAACATGCTGGGGTGTTTGTGGAGGCGGTGCATCGCCTGTCCGAACAATACCACCGCTAAGGAGTTATTATGGATCTCGCGTCGCTGCGCGCGCAGCAGCTTGAACTGGCCTCTTCGGTGATCCGCGAGGATCGCCTGAAGAACGATCCGCCGGATCTGATCGGCGGGGCGGACGTTGGGTTTGAGCAGGGCGGCGAAGTGACGCGAGCCGCGATGGTCTTACTGAAATACCCCTCGCTGGAACTGGTTGAATACAAGGTGGCGCGAATCGCCACCACCATGCCCTACATTCCTGGCTTTCTCTCCTTTCGCGAAACCCCCGCGCTGATGGCCGCCTGGCAGTTGCTCTCGTACAAGCCTGATCTGCTATTTGTTGACGGTCATGGTATCTCTCATCCGCGCCGTCTGGGTGTGTCCAGCCATTTTGGCCTGCTGGTGGATGTCCCGACGATCGGCGTGGCGAAAAAGCGGCTGTGCGGCAAGTTTGAGCCGCTTGCCGCCGAACCCGGAGCATTAGCCCCGTTGCTGGATAAAGGCGAACAGCTGGCATGGGTCTGGCGCAGCAAAGCACGCTGTAATCCGCTGTTTATCTCTACGGGGCACCGCGTGAGTATGGACAGCGCGCTGGCGTGGGTGCAACGCTGTATGAACGGCTATCGTCTGCCGGAACCAACACGCTGGGCAGATGCGGTGGCATCCGAACGCCCGGCTTTTACGCGGCTTGCAGCAAAAACGCCCCATATCGGGTAAACTGCCGCTAATTTCCGTATTTGAGAACTCATCATGTTACAAAATCCGATTCACCTGCGTCTGGAGAAGCTGGAAAGCTGGCAGCACGTCACATTTATGGCCTGCCTGTGCGAACGCATGTACCCAAACTACGCCATGTTCTGCAAGCAAACTGAATTTGGCGATGGACAGATTTACCGCCGAATTCTGGATCTGATTTGGGAAGCGCTGACGGTTAAAGACGCGAAAATCAATTTCGATAGCCAACTGGAGAAGTTTGAAGAGGCCATTCCTTCTGCAGATGATTACGATCTGTACGGCGTTTATCCGGCGATTGATGCCTGTGTGGCATTAAGCGAACTGATGCATTCGCGTCTTAGCGGTGAAACGCTGGAGCATGCCATTGAAGTTAGTAAGGCTTCGATTACGACGGTTGCGATGCTGGAAATGACCCAGGCTGGTCGCGAAATGACCGATGAAGAGCTCAAAGAGAACCCGGCTGTTGAACAAGAATGGGATATTCAGTGGGAAATTTTCCGACTTTTAGCCGACTGTGAAGAACGCGATATTGAGCTGATAAAAGGGCTTCGTGCAGACCTGCGCGAGGCTGGTGAGAGCAATATTGGTATAAATTTTCAGCAATGACACCACAAAACGTGATTTAACGCCTGATTTGTCGTGCCTGAAGGCTTCCCATCCGCCCCCGGTCTGGTCTACATTTGGGGGGCGAAAAAAAGTGGCTATCGGTGCGTGTATGCAGGAGAGTGCTTTTCTGGCATTTCCGTCGCACTCGATGCTTAGCAAGCGATAAACACATTGTAAGGATAACTTATGAACAAGACTCAACTGATTGATGTAATTGCAGACAAAGCAGAACTGTCTAAAACACAGGCTAAAGCTGCTCTGGAATCCACTCTGGCTGCTATTACTGAGTCTCTGAAAGAAGGCGATGCTGTACAACTGGTTGGTTTCGGTACCTTCAAAGTGAACCACCGTGCTGAGCGCACTGGCCGCAACCCGCAGACCGGTAAAGAAATCAAAATTGCCGCAGCTAACGTACCGGCATTTGTTTCTGGTAAAGCACTGAAAGACGCGGTTAAGTAATTCGCGTGGCAGTGAACAGTTTTATCGAAGGGGCGTTTTCGCCCCTTTTGTCCATCTGGCGTCATTCGCTGTGGCTTTCAGGTGTTCTGTTGCTGTCTGCCTGCAGTCGCCATTCTGAGCTTCCTCCGTTCACAGCCAGCGGCTATGTTGGCGATCAGGGGGCAGTACGCATTTGGCGTAAAGATTCCAGCGACGATGTTCACTTGCTCTCGGTATTTAGTCCGTGGCGTAAAGGCGATACCACCACCAGTGAATACCGCTGGCAGGGTGACTCGCTCTCTCTGATAGAACTCAACGTGTACAGTAAACCGCCGGAACATGTTCGTATACGCTTTGATGACCGGGGTGAACTGAGTTTCATGCAGCGTGAGGTCGACGGTCTTAAGCAGCAGCTTTCCAGCGATCAAATCGCGCTTTACCGCTACCGTGCCGATCAAATCCGCCAGACCAGCGATGCGTTGCGTCAGGGACGGGTGATATTGCGTCAGGGACGCTGGCATGCGAATAACACGGTCACAACCTGTGAAGGTGAGACGCTGAAGCCCGATCTTGAATCGTGGGCGATAAACCATATTGAGCGCCGCCAGAGCCATTCATCCGTAGAGGTGAGCGTGGCATGGCTGGAAGCGCCCGAAGGATCGCAGCTCCTGCTGGTCGCCAACGAAGACTTCTGTCACTGGCAACCGAAAGAGAAAACCTTCTGATAATCTGCCATCAGGAAATACTGTTACCAGTGGCCCATTCCCATATGGCCGCCGCCGCGATGGTAACCGCCACCGCCGCATCCGCCGTAACCCATTCCCGCTCCGCGAGGTACGCCTGCCTGCGCCATTGCGACATCGCGTTTAACGCGTTGCTCGTCAAGGGACTGATTCAACGCCTCCATCTCTTTTGCCACGGCATTAATTTTTGCCGTGTCCGGCGAACT
It encodes:
- the hemE gene encoding uroporphyrinogen decarboxylase, encoding MTELKNDRYLRALLRQPVDVTPVWMMRQAGRYLPEYKATRAEAGDFMALCKNAELACEVTLQPLRRYKLDAAILFSDILTIPDAMGLGLYFEAGEGPRFTSPIASKADVDKLPIPDPEDGLGYVMNAVRTIRRELKGEVPLIGFSGSPWTLATYMVEGGSSKAFTVIKKMMYADPKALHLLLDKLAKSVTLYLNAQIKAGAQSVMIFDTWGGVLTGRDYQQFSLYYMHKIVDGLLRENEGRRVPVTLFTKGGGQWLEAMAETGCDALGLDWTTDIADARRRVGHKVALQGNMDPSMLYAPPARIEEEVATILAGFGHGEGHVFNLGHGIHQDVPPEHAGVFVEAVHRLSEQYHR
- the nfi gene encoding deoxyribonuclease V (cleaves DNA at apurinic or apyrimidinic sites), which gives rise to MDLASLRAQQLELASSVIREDRLKNDPPDLIGGADVGFEQGGEVTRAAMVLLKYPSLELVEYKVARIATTMPYIPGFLSFRETPALMAAWQLLSYKPDLLFVDGHGISHPRRLGVSSHFGLLVDVPTIGVAKKRLCGKFEPLAAEPGALAPLLDKGEQLAWVWRSKARCNPLFISTGHRVSMDSALAWVQRCMNGYRLPEPTRWADAVASERPAFTRLAAKTPHIG
- a CDS encoding YjaG family protein, which gives rise to MLQNPIHLRLEKLESWQHVTFMACLCERMYPNYAMFCKQTEFGDGQIYRRILDLIWEALTVKDAKINFDSQLEKFEEAIPSADDYDLYGVYPAIDACVALSELMHSRLSGETLEHAIEVSKASITTVAMLEMTQAGREMTDEELKENPAVEQEWDIQWEIFRLLADCEERDIELIKGLRADLREAGESNIGINFQQ
- the hupA gene encoding DNA-binding protein HU-alpha, coding for MNKTQLIDVIADKAELSKTQAKAALESTLAAITESLKEGDAVQLVGFGTFKVNHRAERTGRNPQTGKEIKIAAANVPAFVSGKALKDAVK
- a CDS encoding DUF1481 domain-containing protein — encoded protein: MNSFIEGAFSPLLSIWRHSLWLSGVLLLSACSRHSELPPFTASGYVGDQGAVRIWRKDSSDDVHLLSVFSPWRKGDTTTSEYRWQGDSLSLIELNVYSKPPEHVRIRFDDRGELSFMQREVDGLKQQLSSDQIALYRYRADQIRQTSDALRQGRVILRQGRWHANNTVTTCEGETLKPDLESWAINHIERRQSHSSVEVSVAWLEAPEGSQLLLVANEDFCHWQPKEKTF